Within the Medicago truncatula cultivar Jemalong A17 chromosome 4, MtrunA17r5.0-ANR, whole genome shotgun sequence genome, the region TAAATTGCGTACATCCATCAAAATAGTCGCTGAATTTTATGAAATAGAAAATACATCCCTAAAGTTACTGCGTGTTAGTCAAAATGGTCTCTCGGTTAACTTCTAGGCTATGACGTTACACGTAGAGAGGTGCCAAATGAACATGTAGCCTTCCACGTGAAACCTATTGTCGATGTTACATTACTAGGGATTAAATTGCATAAGAAACTTACGaggtaaaaattatttaacatgTTTGAATCGCGTGACGTAGCAGCCTTATAGTTGATATGAAATGCATGAATTTTATGTGCCACATAAGTATTTGCTGATTCACAattcaaggactattttgactaTTTTACTAGTTTCTACTAATGTTTATTCACACAGCAATTTTTCATAttagattattattttggaaCTCTGGAATCTCATGGATGTAATTAATTTCAATCACTCATCAGAACTATATTTAGGTGCTTCGTTCAATGAGCTATGCTAAGTTATCCAATGAGCATAAGAACTAACCTATTGTCTTTAACCTTTTCTTTGCTTTTATTCTTTCTGGAAGCAGTAGAAGAACCAATAGCTGCAAAGTTCCATAACAAAGTTAAGCAGAATTAAGAAAATGTGAGCAAAATAAGTTAATGAAGAAGGTAAAGTCCTAGCACTTACATCTACTCCTAACGCGTCTCCTGGTTAAACAACATTGTTTTTCATCATCATTGCTAATTCTCGGGGATTGCTGtacttctttttcatcttcttccttgagCCAACCAAATtatacaacaaagaaaaaatgagGAATACCATCCATCAATACCTCCAATATGAGAAATATAAGTGAAGGGTTTATAGATCAGGTACCTGTAATTGTGATAATGATGCATTCTTTTCAGTGTCTATCTCCACTTTTTCAGTGTCTATCTCCACTTTTTCCTGCAAAAACGGGTTGTTAGAAGACGGCCAAAAATAGCGAACGGAGACCGTTGTTTTAGGCCTATATTGCACATTGTAGGGGAGTGTTTTAGACCACATTGATACACTGAATTTGGATCATTTTACTCGATCTAAAACGGCTCCTATGCTGTTTGTACATAGAATGACCACATTGGTAAACTTCATAAGAACAAATACACAGACCACTGAAAGATACATTAATAAAAAGCAACACTCTTCAATGCTTATTGaatcataatttaaaataaattggcGGTTAATCTTTCCATAAAGAAGGGAAAAGAATAGATATACTTTTTCTtcacattttccttaagcagtGCAGCAATAAAAAAGAGGACAAGAATATTTAGTCCAAGAGACAAACTTTCTACACATTTTCTTCCCAAACACAACTTCTTACACAGCACATAAACTTCCAATTATTGAAGTTCATctattagaaatataaaattgattttaatatgtTTGGAGGTTAATAAATAGAGTTATTTTTGCTTTAAAAACTAATTGCTTTTACCTCCAAACGTGATTATTGTCATGCATAACTAAACACACAAACTTAGTAACTAAAAATCAGGCTTaaaagcacacctgcattttgaAGGTGTTGCCATTAATCAAAGCAGCTCTCCACAAAAGTTCATGCTGCAGTGTTTTTATCTGAAACACGAGTACcgttaaaatcaaattaaaaaaagtcttcAATGAGATAACCAATTCGAGCTCAAAAGGGgtgagaaaaagaaatttggagGAATGAACTCACTTTATCCCTCCCCAAGTTAAGCTCCTGCAAAATTAACCATAAGAAACATAAAATCACTATCGTCACCCTCAATGTCAATATGATATAACATATTTGTCGAATTTATATCCACTTTTAGTGTATAAATTACAAAACTATATGCTTTTAATCTCTAAAAAGAGTACTAAAACATGCAATTTTGTAAGATGCAGGACCCAAAAGCGGGTATAGAAGaattaaaaacattattataaGGACTGAAAGCCTATAAAGTACAGACTCCGAACACGACACAAATACTGGAATATTTACACTCACACATGTCTGACCAGACACGTCTTTGAtaagaagtgtcggtgctatgTAGCTAAACACATATTTTACCCACTGTCGAATAATCATCAGTAATCCACTAAATTCACGATTTGTTAGATGATGAAAAAACTTACTGCCAACATGAGACTATTGGACTGAGCAAGATTCCAATTTTGCATTTGCAACTTCTTCATATCAGCTCTCAGTCTCTGCAATTCAGCTCCACTCCTTTCTATCATTTTACTGTTCAAACTAAAtcaaggaaacaaaaaaaaaaaaaaaaaaaacactttttccctatcaaacaaaaattagtcACATTTCCCCCTTAAACATAACCAAAGTTTACAATGTCAAAGGCCACAACGCCAAGACATACCAGATGTGGTGACCCGGGTTAGAACCTGAGATTACCTATAAAATGTCCTCGGAGTCAAACCACTAGACTGTAACAACGAGTACAggcaatttcaatttaaaataacaaaagttTCGTATTATTAACAAAGGATACTTTCTATCTGAAAGAAGGTTGATTAAATTCGCTCGTTCCTGtaacaaaattcaacaacagaaaaatgagagagagaaaaagtgtTATAGAGTAATGTAATGTATGTTATTGTCACCTTGAGAAGTTGTTGAATGGAATCATTATCAAGTGAGAGTGTGTTGTAGTTGTTATGATTTTCTTGTTGAATTGTCTGAGAAGAATTTGTAATATCAGAAAGTCTTTTTCGCATTAAGTTTCCGATCGATTTCTTCGCCATTTTCTGATTCTCCGTTGGCATGTTAGTTAGTACCGTTGTAACTGTAAATTCAACTGTTTGTTTCAACAGAGTGCGAAGAAAAGAAGGAGTGAAGAGGAAGcaaaggaaaggaaaggaaagaaaagtGAATATAAATAAAGTAACCGTTGTGTTGTTCGAAGctaaatttcaaatatttcagTGTCTTTTTATCCGATACAACGGttcaaattaaatgaaattaaaaaagtgattccttaattttcactttttttgctTTTCTTCATATtcgtcaaaaatatataaaaactttTCTTTATAACAAATTTTCAGCCCCATTTTGAATATTATCTATTGCCTCCAACcatcttttataaatttttggatGATTTCAAATATGTTTTACTAAAATATTAGATATCATATTAAATCTATTTACTTTTTCAATTGCTGCTattctaaaattaattaatgttttagtTAAATAATAACACATTTTATAAGCAAGTTAAATAATGACACTTAAACTAGACAATTAAGTTATCAAAACGGATATCAAAGTTTAAGAAAACCCACCCATTTATTTAAgagtatttttataaaatatgtataagtaatttgaaaataaagtGGTTAATAAGTTCTACCTAAAGACAATCATTAAAGGAAATCTAAGTTCAATTCTTagattgaacaatttttttgtcagaCTT harbors:
- the LOC11407170 gene encoding shugoshin-1, with the translated sequence MPTENQKMAKKSIGNLMRKRLSDITNSSQTIQQENHNNYNTLSLDNDSIQQLLKERANLINLLSDRNKMIERSGAELQRLRADMKKLQMQNWNLAQSNSLMLAELNLGRDKIKTLQHELLWRAALINGNTFKMQEKVEIDTEKVEIDTEKNASLSQLQEEDEKEVQQSPRISNDDEKQCCLTRRRVRSRSIGSSTASRKNKSKEKVKDNRRSLRRHSAASKVHVHEPLENLFEIEDAQYAITQSGHNIKLSTPSVKTERGESSSLRNEAPRHSFGRPLRRAAEKVPSYKEVPLNVKMRRLA